A single Bicyclus anynana chromosome 19, ilBicAnyn1.1, whole genome shotgun sequence DNA region contains:
- the LOC128199180 gene encoding E3 SUMO-protein ligase ZBED1-like, with translation MFGGDRKSSKAWQFFTDLKNDKAKCNFCQKEFSYKGGGAYNLIRHTKSKHPQVFVAIRECPHDATVPIASSATEVRHSTTTTNSPRIELQIPAASTSTASTSSGSTAIVPKASGSLPILTTTSTSTDLCKPKCLTTNPKLTQFFHKPLSAKKTEYLNKLLVKVFTKNFLAFNLIESAELKQFIKELNPSYQLPSRKTLSNALLTNFYNKTKEIVKSEINKSEHVSITTDGWTSAPNDNYIAVTVHFFNQQAEFKSFLLECIQFSDRHTSENLAEQLKTITDAWDITDKIVAATSDNAFNIKGAIRLNKWKQIPCFAHTLNLIVQSALKEIKDITIKVKQIVEIFKRSPLACERLRNMQKKLEEPILKLKQDVSTRWNSTCDMFQRIITIKNSVMSTIAIDYPDTENITLEDIKILESAIEILTYFKDVTEEMSAEKTVTISEVILISKALKKKCQNFLSSAQPEIVKKMAQVLLNEMNSRFQGIEDNNIFAESTVLDPRFKQYGFDNEYAYGRACTNLKAMAGQIKTSNLSLVEQSHTPPPPKCKKSIWDEFDKEVGEIMKNTNPTAGGIIEVDKYLEEPLLPRSQDPAKWWFKKKDAYPRLYKLFLKRLCIVATSVPSERTFSKAGQIITDRRNKLSGNKVTQILFLNSNL, from the exons ATGTTTGGTGGAGACAGAAAATCATCAAAAGCATGGCAGTTTTTTACAGACCTTAAAAACGATAAAGCTAAATGTAACTTTTGCCAAAAAGAGTTTTCGTACAAAGGTGGCGGTGCTTACAACTTAATAAGACACACAAAAAGCAAACATCCTCAAGTATTTGTCGCAATACGCGAATGTCCGCATGATGCAACTGTTCCAATAGCTTCCTCTGCCACAGAAGTTCGCCACTCCACAACAACTACCAATTCACCCAGAATTGAACTTCAGATACCCGCTGCTTCCACGTCCACCGCTTCTACATCATCTGGTTCAACTGCTATCGTACCTAAAGCTTCTGGTTCCTTACCCATACTAACTACCACCAGCACAAGCACCGATCTATGTAAACCAAAATGCCTGACCACTAACCCAAAATTAACTCAATTTTTCCATAAGCCGCTGTCAGcaaaaaaaacagaatatttaaataaattactagtgaaagtttttacaaaaaatttcTTGGCGTTCAATCTTATTGAATCTGCAGAActcaaacaatttataaaagaatTGAACCCATCTTATCAACTACCTAGTCGCAAGACATTGTCTAATGCTCTATTAACAAACTTTTATaacaaaactaaagaaatagtGAAGTCAGAAATCAATAAATCAGAACACGTGAGCATAACAACTGATGGCTGGACATCCGCTCCCAACGACAACTATATTGCTGTAacagtacatttttttaaccaaCAGGCAGaatttaaatcatttttacTAGAATGCATTCAGTTTTCCGACAGACATACCTCAGAAAATCTAGCAGAACAACTTAAAACAATTACAGACGCTTGGGATATTACAGATAAAATTGTCGCAGCGACTAGTGACAATGCTTTTAATATTAAAGGTGCAATAAGATTAAATAAGTGGAAGCAAATACCTTGTTTTGCTCACACCCTCAACCTCATAGTTCAATCCGCTTTGAAAGAAATTAAAGACATCACCATAAAAGTTAAACAGATAGTAGAGATATTTAAGCGCAGTCCACTGGCATGTGAAAGATTAAGAAACATGCAAAAAAAGCTAGAGGAACCGATACTAAAACTGAAACAGGATGTATCCACTCGTTGGAACTCCACGTGCGACATGTTCCAGAGAattattacgataaaaaataGTGTTATGTCCACCATTGCAATAGACTACCCCGATACTGAGAATATTACCCTGGAAGATATAAAGATTTTGGAATCTGCCATTGAAATACTCACATATTTTAAAGACGTAACTGAGGAGATGAGTGCCGAAAAAACAGTTACGATATCTGAG gtTATACTTATATCAAAagcactgaaaaaaaaatgtcaaaattttTTATCATCGGCGCAGCcagaaattgtaaaaaaaatggctCAAGTGCTATTGAACGAAATGAACTCCAGATTTCAAGGAATCGAAGACAATAACATTTTTGCTGAGAGCACAGTTTTAGATCCTAGGTTCAAACAATATGGTTTTGACAATGAATACGCCTACGGGAGGGCGTGTACAAATTTAAAAGCCATGGCCGGGCAAATAAAAACGTCAAATTTATCCCTAGTGGAACAGTCACACACGCCACCACCGCCGAAGTGCAAAAAAAGCATATGGGATGAATTTGACAAAGAAGTTGGAGAAATAATGAAGAATACCAATCCGACGGCAGGAGGTATTATCGAGGTAGATAAATACCTCGAGGAACCCCTACTACCAAGGTCTCAAGACCCAGCCAAGTGGTGGTTCAAAAAAAAAGACGCCTATCCTAGgctttataaactttttttaaagagGCTTTGCATTGTTGCCACTTCTGTTCCTTCCGAACGCACCTTCAGTAAAGCGGGCCAGATCATTACTGACAGAAGGAACAAGTTAAGTGGTAACAAAGTaacacaaattttatttttaaattccaatttgtaa